The genomic interval TGGCTATTCCAGTTTTATAtctatttactttttttagcATGGCTATTCCAGTTTTATATCTATTTACCGCTTTGAGCATGTCTATTCCAGTTTTATATCTATTTACCGCTTTGAGCATGGCTATTCCAGGTTTATATCTATTTACCGCTTTGAGCATGTCTATTCCAGGTGTTATCTATTTACCGCTCTGAGCATGGCTATTCCAGGTTTATATCTATTTACCGCTTTGAGCATGTCTATTCCACGTTTATATCTATTTACCGCTTTGAGCATGGCTATTCCAGGTGTTATCTATTTACCGCTTTGAGCATGACTATTCCAGTTTTATATCTATTTACCGCTTTGATCATGGCTATTCCAGTTTTATATCTATTTACCGCTTTGAGCATGGCTATTCCAGGTTTATATCTATTTACCGCTTTGAGCATGGCTATTCCAGTTTTATATCTATTTACCGCTTTGAGCATGGCTATTCCAGGTGTTATCTATTTACCGCTTTGAGCATGTCTATTCCAGGTGTTATCTATTTACCGCTTTGAGCATGGCTCTTTTCCTGCTGTCTGTCTTGCCGCTCGGCTTTCTTCgtgctattttatttttgaagaACTGATTGACGTTTGACACCAGCCCGACCGACACATCACGTGGCTTCTCCGCCTTTTTCGTGGGTGTGACCCTGGGGATGATTTTTTCCGTCTTCTTGTCGTCGGGATGAACGATAACGCGAGAATTGTCGTGATTGGTTGCTGCCTGGTACAGAGGATGCTCGCTCTTGACTGAGAATTACAAACAATGACAGTATCAGTACAGACCTCGACCCCATGTCACAATGACAGTATCAGTACAGACCTCGACCCCATGTCACAATGACAGTATCGGTACAGACCTCGACCCCATGTCACAATGACAGTATCAGTACATGCCTCGACCTGATGTCACAATGACAGTATCACATGCCTCGACCTGATGTTATAATGACAGTATCAGTACATGCCTCGACCTCATGTCACAATGACAGTATTGGTACATGCCTCGACCCCATGTCACAATGACAGTATCAGTACAAACCTCGACCCCATGTCACAATGACAGTATCATTACATGCCTCGATCTCATGTCACAATGACAGTATCGGTACAGACCTCGACCCCATGTCACAATGACAGTATCAGTACATGCCTCGACCTGATGTTATAATGACAGTATCAGTACAAACCTCGAGCCCATGTCACAATGACAGTATCAGTACAGGACAGATGGCAGACCTTCCTGACATGTGCCGTTAGCCAAGCTCATTCTGTAATATCGGGAGCGGCACTCTATCCTTACTCTCTTCCTGACATGTGCCGTTAGCCAAGCTCATTCTGTAATATCGGGAGCGGCACTCTCCTTACTCTCTTCCTGACATGTGCCGTTAGCCAAGCTAATTCTGTAATATCGGGAGCGGCACTCCATCCTTACTCTCTTCCTGACATGTGCCGTTAGCCAAGCTAATTCTGTAATATCGGGAGCGGCACTCTATCCTTACTCTCTTCCTGACATGTGCCGTTAGCCAAGCTAATTGTGTAATATCGGGAGCGGCACTCTCCTTACTCTCTTCCTGACATGTGCCGTTAGCCAAGCTAGTTCTGTAATATCGGGAGCGGCACTCTCCTTACTCTCTTCCTGACATGTGCCGTTAGCCAAGCTAATTCTGTATTATCGGGAGCGGCACTCTCCTTACTCTCTTCCTGACATGTGCCGTTAGCCAAGCTAATTCTGTAATATCGGGAGCGGCACTCTCCTTACTCTCTTCCTGACATGTGCCGTTAGCCAAGCTCATTCTGTAATATCGGGAGCGACACTCCATCCTTACTCTCTTCCTGACATGTGCCGTTAGCCAAGCTAATTCTGTAATATCGGGAGCGGCACTCTCCTTACTCTCTTCCTGACATGTGCCGTTAGCCAAGCTAATTCTGTAATATCGGGAGCGGCACTCTCCTTACTCTCTTCCTGACATGTGCCGTTAGCCAAGCTAATTCTGTAATATCGGGAGCGGCACTCTCCTTACTCTCTTCCTGACATGTGCCGTTAGCCAAGCTAATTCTGTAATATCGGGAGCGGCACTCCATCCTTACTCTCTTCCTGACATGTGCCGTTAGCCAAGCTAATTCTGTATTATCGGGAGCGGCACTCTCCTTACTCTCTTCCTGACATGTGCCGTTAGCCAAGCTAATTCTGTAATATCGGGAGCGGCACTCTCCTTACTCTCTTCCTGACATGTGCCGTTAGCCAAGCTAATTCTGTAATATCGGGAGCGGCACTCCATCCTTACTCTCTTCCTGACATGTGCCGTTAGCCAAGCTAATTCTGTAATATCGGGAGCGGCACTCTCCTTACTCTCTTCCTGACATGTGCCGTTAGCCAAGCTAATTCTGTAATATCGGGAGCGGCACTCTCCTTACTCTCTTCCTGACATGTGCCGTTAGCCAAGCTAATTCTGTAATATCGGGAGCGGCACTCCATCCTTACTCTCTTCCTGACATGTGCCGTTAGCCAAGCTAATTCTGTAATATCGGGAGCGGCACTCTCCTTACTCTCTTCCTGACATGTGCCGTTAGCCAAGCTAATTCTGTAATATCGGGAGCGGCACTCCATCCTTACTCTCTTCCTGACATGTGCCGTTAGCCAAGCTAATTCTGTAATATCGGGAGCGGCACTCTCCTTACTCTCTTCCTGACATGTGCCGTTAGCCAAGCTAATTCTGTAATATCGGGAGCGGCACTCTCCTTACTCTCTTCCTGACATGTGCCGTTAGCCAAGCTAATTCTGTAATATCGGGAGCGGCACTCTCCTTACTCTCTTCCTGACATGTGCCGTTAGCCAAGCTAATTCTGTAATATCGGGAGCGGCACTCTCCTTACTCTCTTCCTGACATGTGCCGTTAGCCAAGCTAATTCTGTAATATCGGGAGCGGCACTCTCCTTACTCTCTTCCTGACATGTGCCGTTAGCCAAGCTAATTCTGTATTATCGGGAGCGGCACTCTCCTTACTCTCTTCCTGACATGTGCCGTTAGCCAAGCTAATTCTGTAATATCGGGAGCGGCACTCTATCCTTACTCTCTTCCTGACATGTGCCGTTAGCCAAGCTAGTTCTGTATTATCGGGAGCGGCACTCTCCTTACTCTCTTCCTGACATGTGCCGTTAGCCAAGCTAATTCTGTAATATCGGGAGCGGCACTCCATCCTTACTCTCTTCCTGACATGTGCCGTTAGCCAAGCTAATTCTGTAATATCGGGAGCGACACTCCATCCTTACTCTCTTCCTGACATGTGCCGTTAGCCAAGCTAATTCTGTAATATCGGGAGCGGCACTCTATCCTTACTCTCTTCCTGACATGTGCCGTTAGCCAAGCTAATTCTGTATTATCGGGAGCGGCACTCTCCTTACTCTCTTCCTGACATGTGCCGTTAGCCAAGCTAATTCTGTAATATCGGGAGCGGCACTCTATCCTTACTCTCTTCCTGACATGTGCCGTTAGCCAAGCTAATTCTGTAATATCGGGAGCGGCACTCTATCCTTACTCTCTTCCTGACATGTGCCGTTAGCCAAGCTAGTTCTGTATTATCGGGAGCGGCACTCTCCTTACTCTCTTCCTGACATGTGCCGTTAGCCAAGCTAGTTCTGTAATATCGGGAGCGGCACTCCATCCTTACTCTCTTCCTGACATGTGCCGTTAGCCAAGCTAATTCTGTAATATCGGGAGCGGCACTCTCCTTACTCTCTTCCTGACATGTGCCGTTAGCCAAGCTAATTCTGTAATATCGGGAGCGACACTCTATCCTTACTCTCTTCCTGACATGTGCCGTTAGCCAAGCTAATTCTGTAATATCGGGAGCGGCACTCTCCTTACTCTCTTCCTGACATGTGCCGTTAGCCAAGCTAATTCTGTAATATCGGGAGCGGCACTCTCCTTACTCTCTTCCTGACATGTGCCGTTAGCCAAGCTAATTCTGTAATATCGGGAGCGACACTCTATCCTTACTCTCTTCCTGACATGTGCCGTTAGCCAAGCTAATTCTGTAATATCGGGAGCGGCACTCTCCTTACTCTCTTCCTGACATGTGCCGTTAGCCAAGCTAATTCTGTAATATCGGGAGCGGCACTCTCCTTACTCTCTTCCTGACATGTGCCGTTAGCCAAGCTAGTTCTGTAATATCGGGAGCGGCACTCCATCCTTACTCTCTTCCTGACATGTGCCGTTAGCCAAGCTCATTCTGTATTATCGGGAGCGGCACTCTCCTTACTCTCTTCCTGACATGTGCCGTTAGCCAAGCTAATTGTGTAATATCGGGAGCGGCGCTCTCCTTACTCTCTTCCTGACATGTGCCGTTAGCCAAGCTAATTCTGTAATATCGGGAGCGGCACTCTCCTTACTCTCTTCCTGACATGTGCCGTTAGCCAAGCTAATTCTGTAATATCGGGAGCGGCACTCTCCTTACTCTCTTCCTGACATGTGCCGTTAGCCAAGCTAATTCTGTAATATCGGGAGCGACACTCCATCCTTACTCTCTTCCTGACATGTGCCGTTAGCCAAGCTCATTCTGTATTATCGGGAGCGGCACTCTCCTTACTCTCTTCCTGACATGTGCCGTTAGCCAAGCTAATTGTGTAATATCGGGAGCGGCGCTCTCCTTACTCTCTTCCTGACATGTGCCGTTAGCCAAGCTAATTCTGTAATATCGGGAGCGGCACTCTCCTTACTCTCTTCCTGACATGTGCCGTTAGCCAAGCTAATTCTGTAATATCGGGAGCGACACTCCATCCTTACTCTCTTCCTGACATGTGCCGTTAGCCAAGCTCATTCTGTATTATCGGGAGCGGCACTCTCCTTACTCTCTTCCTGACATGTGCCGTTAGCCAAGCTAATTCTGTAATATCGGGAGCGGCACTCTATCCTTACTCTCTTCCTGACATGTGCCGTTAGCCAAGCTAATTCTGTAATATCGGGAGCGGCACTCTCCTTACTCTCTTCCAGACATGTGCCGTTAGCCAAGCTAATTCTGTAATATCGGAAGCGGCACTCTCCTTACTCTCTTCCTGACATGTGCCGTTAGCCAAGCTAATTCTGTAATATCGGGAGCGGCACTCTATCCTTACTCTCTTCCTGACATGTGCCGTTAGCCAAGCTAATTCTGTAATATCGGGAGCGGCACTCTCCTTACTCTCTTCCTGACATGTGCCGTTAGCCAAGCTAATTCTGTAATATCGGGAGCGACACTCCATCCTTACTCTCTTCCTGACATGTGCCGTTAGCCAAGCTAATTCTGTAATATCGGGAGCGGCACTCTCCTTACTCTCTTCCTGACATGTGCCGTTAGCCAAGCTAATTCTGTAATATCGGGAGCGGCACTCTATCCTTACTCTCTTCCTGACATGTGCCGTTAGCCAAGCTAATTCTGTAATATCGGGAGCGGCACTCTCCTTACTCTCTTCCTGACATGTGCCGTTAGCCAAGCTAATTCTGTAATATCGGGAGCGACACTCCATCCTTACTCTCTTCCTGACATGTGCCGTTAGCCAAGCTAATTCTGTAATATCGGGAGCGGCACTCTCCTTACTCTCTTCCTGACATGTGCCGTTAGCCAAGCTAATTCTGTAATATCGGGAGCGGCACTCTATCCTTACTCTCTTCCTGACATGTGCCGTTAGCCAAGCTAATTCTGTAATATCGGGAGCGGCACTCTCCTTACTCTCTTCCTGACATGTGCCGTTAGCCAAGCTAATTCTGTAATATCGGGAGCGACACTCCATCCTTACTCTCTTCCTGACATGTGCCGTTAGCCAAGCTAATTCTGTAATATCGGGAGCGGCACTCTCCTTACTCTCTTCCTGACATGTGCCGTTAGCCAAGCTAATTCTGTAATATCGGGAGCGGCACTCTATCCTTACTCTCTTCCTGACATGTGCCGTTAGCCAAGCTAATTCTGTAATATCGGGAGCGGGCGGCACTCTCCTTACTCTCTTCCTGACATGTGCCGTTAGCCAAGCTAATTCTGTAATATCGGGAGCGACACTCCATCCTTACTCTCTTCCTGACATGTGCCGTTAGCCAAGCTAATTCTGTTATATCGGGAGCGGCACTCTATCCTTACTCTCTTCCTGACATGTGCCGTTAGCCTAGCTAATTCTGTAATATCGGGAGCGGCACTCTCCTTACTCTCTTCCTGACATGTGCCGTTAGCCAAGCTAATTCTGTAATATCGGGAGCGGCACTCTCCTTACTCTCTTCCTGACATGTGCCGTTAGCCAAGCTAATTCTGTAATATCGGGAGCGGCACTCTCCTTACTCTCTTCCTGACATGTGCCGTTAGCCAAGCTAATTCTGTAATATCGGGAGCGGCACTCTCCTTACTCTCTTCCTGACATGTGCCGTTAGCCAAGCTAATTCTGTATTATCGGGAGCGACACTCTCCTTACTCTCTTCCTGACATGTGCCGTTAGCCAAGCTAATTCTGTAATATCGGGAGCGGCACTCTCCTTACTCTCTTCCTGACATGTGCCGTTAGCCAAGCTAATTCTGTAATATCGGGAGCGGCACTCTCCTTACTCTCTTCCTGACATGTGCCGTTAGCCAAGCTAATTCTGTAATATCGGGAGCGGCACTCTCCTTACTCTCTTCCTGACATGTGCCGTTAGCCAAGCTAATTCTGTAATATCGGGAGCGGCACTCTATCCTTACTCTCTTCCTGACATGTGCCGTTAGCCAAGCTAATTCTGTAATATCGGGAGCGGCACTCTATCCTTACTCTCTTCCTGACATGTGCCGTTAGCCTAGCTAATTCTGTAATATCGGGAGCGGCACTCTATCCTTACTCTCTTCCTGACATGTGCCGTTAGCCAAGCTAATTCTGTATTATCGGGAGCGGCACTCCATCCTTACTCTCTTCCTGACATGTGCCGTTAGCCAAGCTAATTCTGTAATATCGGGAGCGGCACTCTCCTTACTCTCTTCCTGACATGTGCCGTTAGCCAAGCTAATTCTGTAATATCGGGAGCGGCACTCTATCCTTACTCTCTTCCTGACATGTGCCGTTAGCCAAGCTAATTCTGTAATATCGGGAGCGGCACTCCATCCTTACTCTCTTCCTGACATGTGCCGTTAGCCAAGCTCATTCTGTAATATCGGGAGCGGCACTCTCCTTACTTCCTTCCTGACATGTGCCGTTAGCCAAGCTAATTCTGTAATATCGGGAGCGGCACTCTCCTTACTCTCTTCCTGACATGTGCCGTTAGCCAAGCTAATTCTGTAATATCGGGAGCGGCACTCCATCCTTACTCTCTTCCTGACATGTGCCGTTAGCCAAGCTAATTCTGTAATATCGGGAGCGGCACTCTCCTTACTCTCTTCCTGACATGTGCCGTTAGCCAAGCTAATTCTGTAATATCGGGAGCGGCACTCTCCTTACTCTCTTCCTGACATGTGCCGTTAGCCAAGCTAATTCTGTAATATCGGGAGCGACATTCTCCTTACTCTCGGAGGGCGTGTTTACAAGTAgcttaaggttttttttattatgtttaCATCCATTATTTGTTATGTTTTGTGACACGTGACAACGCGAGTCTGaggccgggggggggggggtgggggggggtgggggtggggtgctcTTCTGGGTAAAAGTGAaagggatgctcgtcgggaaAATCGAAAAAtaaccctaaaaatacctccACGACcaaaattgctaccctaaaatATAACTCAGAAGccctaaaaatacaatttctaagagaaaagccttttttttctcggaCACCCACTAAAAGTACTCGAGGCCCGATTTTGAACCCTAAAAATACATCATCCCTGTCAGGTCGACAGTGgaagaggggaaggggggctgAGGCCTTGCACGCCTTGGACTCCCTGTGTCATTCAAGTGCATATTTGACATCTGACGTCATTTTTATACTTACGCTGACGCAGAAAATCCGCAAACAGCTTGATTTTTCGCTCCGCTGGAAAtcaattgtattttttatctgAAAATCTGTTAAACCTTTCAATCTTAAATAAAGTGTCTGATTAAAGCTGTTCTGTTTATTGTAATTATCATATCACCTTACAGGCTTTGTTAAGGGTCACTATACCTTTTTCCTTGTCTTTCACAAGTTTTCCTCCTGAACCTGTAAGGTGAGATTTCGTTAGTAGATTATCGTACTAAAAGTACTCTTGGGCAGTCTTGCGTGaccgacttgcgtgacgctGGCTGGGAATTATCTCGCTTCTGAAATGTTTAACTTattcgtcacgcaagtcgaACCTGGTGTCAAGCATTGTTTATCCGATAAATTCTTATTCGACAGTCACTTGCTAGTTTACCTCGACAAAGCTGAGCCGTGACTAGCGGTCTCAATAATCCCAAGATATTAAAGCGTGTGGCCATCACGTGATCATTAAAAGGTGACGTTGCCATCTCCTTCAGCTCATACGCCTTATAGCTGTTACCGAGACCCAAAGAGTACACTTGGACACCATCGTCACGCAAGGACCTCGATGGTAACGCAACACGGTCGCGCGAGTTGCCGCCAGTCATGACGTAAAGCATCTTGGGTACGCCGTGACGTCCGCTGTTGATGAAGATGCTAGACTTGATAGCCCTAAGACACCTTCCTGTCAACAGAAAGTACAGGTTGCTAAGAGATACGTCAAATAAAGTGATGGCCGATGAAGAGATTTTGATGACGAAGATGATGACgtggttgtgatggtggtgacggATGTCGgtgctggtgatggtgatgatgatgatcgtaatgatgatgatgatgatgatgatgatgatgatgatgacccACCTGCCATTAGTTTTCCCTGAGGGTATTTCACCGATCCAAGCGCACGCGAGATTGACACGTGATCGTTGAATGCGCGGAAATCGAACACGATGTGTGGTTTGTCAGAGCATACTGCCATCGCTACGTGGACGTTGCCAGGGGTTACGTCAAATGAGTTGATGACATTTTTGACGAAGCTGAGTGCGTCCTGGAAGTGATCTTTACCAATTCCATCAGACCCATCCAAAAGGAAAGCGAGATCCACACGTGCCTTGCACACTAAGAACAGATTCGTcagtaataaaaacatacataACACACCAATAAAAATGTCTTCGAAATGCTGACCTGAAAAAAACCCTGAACCTTTAATAATTGAAAATCGTACATTTTCAATAGAGAAATTTACGAATAACTTAAATACCATCAGATAGTTGTGTATTTCTACAAAGGGAGTGGGACATGTTTACTTTTATTGGGAGCGGCTGTCCTGAAGCTACTGGTAtgttttgatttattattCCCTGTGCTAGGGAACGTGCCAAAGAACCCTGCGTAAAGTACGTTTCAATTTTCACGCTTACATTATTGTCACGCTAATCTAATTGTAACGCTTATCTAATTGTCACGCTTACATCTTTCGATATTTCGTACCTTTACCCAACACTCGCCCTACAGGCTGGGTTCTTCCTTGCTTCGATGTTTTCTCGAGAAGTTTACGCTTTTGTGCCAGTCCCATCTTTGGCATCCCATCTTTGCCGTCCACGGGAGCCTGGGTCGGTTCTTCACTTACAGGCATAACTAAGTAAAAAGATCGTGGCGTCAAATCCTAGCTAAGGAGGATCTCTACATTTCAAGGTTCTTGGCCAAAGGTATGCCCCCTCcgctccccctccccccccccccttcccccccccccccttccccccacagGTGAACCTATCCTATATGTAAAGCAAAGTTTTCTAGTTCTCTCTATGGGCCAACCCTAAGTGGTTATCAGGGGAGTAATAGAAGGGGTCGGTATGGGCTGACCCTTTATCCATGTAAACAACAGTGGTCTGCAATTATGAGACCTAGTGCCCCGAATGAGTGACCCTTTATCCTTGTAAAAATTAGTGATTTGCTATAGTGGGGGTCAGTTCTACTGATGGTGACCCTTTATCAATGTGAGCAGGGTCTTAATTTTCTATATAGGGAAAGAATTGTTAAAGTGAACGATATTAGAACAAGACATTATTAGCCGCAATAACCACACCAAGACGATATAAAATTGAGGATGAGCAAGAGTGTATTATGAAAAGCATTATGTTTATCAATTTCTATTGACAAATTCAGAATCGCAAACACAGAAATTCGTATTTATAGCGTTGAATGCGATCTGCCCTAAGTACTCGTCCGACTAAGGTCCATTTTCTAGTATATCCCTGATCAGCGGATGCATAGAGTTTTTGTCAAAGTATTTCCTGTATAATTCCGTAATAATCCTGAACGCAAATTCAGGCCAATTGTCATATGAGCCAATCATAACGTGCTCATATCTTGGATGACTTGCAATCAGGTAGAGTTGCCATGCCGAGAAATCCTCCCCGAATCCTACGGCAAATATCTCTACGCCATCCCACTTAAGCCTTCTAGCAGGAATGTCAACTGGATCCCTGGATCTCCTATCATTGATAGCGATCAGTACTTTGGGTACATTCCTTCGACTTCCTCCACCAAACAATATTCTCCTCGTGTGATCCAACATTTTGCCGTAGGTAAAGCAGTGTGCAGGTTGCGGCAGAAGTCTATCCATGAGCTTAGTGACGGCCATTAGCACGGGCTTTTTAGTGAACTGACGGAATGGAACTAAGACATGGAAGTATCTCCCCTCAGTGTTGATGCCGACACGCGTCCCGTGGAAAGACACTGGCAGCATGCTAATTATCGATCGCATAAATTTCAACGTTTTATGCCATTCTTCTTTGTGCTTTAGCCCGCAGCCGTCGATTTGGAAGACGACGTCAAGTCTGTTTGGCTTTGACGACGAACCTGCGAGGAAACACAggggtcacgtgaccatttGCCGGAATCTGGGGAGAGGACGGTCGTGTGTGCCTTTGGCATTCTTTCAAGGAGAAGATAGCTGTGTATTGCACCCGTGTCAATCAAGAGCTAGTAAACCATCAGGGCCAACAATAGGGTCCAAGCCAGGAAGTGATGACGTAAAATTCAGCGACGTAAATACAACTGACAGCTGAAGCTCAATTGCTGAAGTTCTAGGCAGCGAAATTCGTAAAACAAGACATCGAGTTACGTTATTACCCGCAATGTATAATGTAGTGTAATGAATGCATTGccttaaaaaaaggaatcCTGACAAAATATCTGCAGATATATGAAGCAGTGATATCATTTCAAGTTCTATCACTGCTAGGGACTCCTGACAGTTCAAAGGGCTGACAAGTGCTGACCAAGTGACTGGGTGCTGGCTCAGATTACACAAATGCGCAGGTAAGCGGAGCTATTTAAGTTAATTGCCAACATCCCATACATATCTTCCCTGGTCTGGCCATCAGTATCTTGCGACCCCAACCGAACGCAtgcaagccccccccccccccccccccacacacacacacacacccctccctaccCCGACCCCTCCATCCCCATCCCACATCATATCTTACCAGCTTGTGGCATAGTGGGGGTGGAGCTTGTCGCATCCgctgattgattgacagatctGGGCGGTTTTGTTGGACCAGCAGATGGACTAGGGGGACCTTGCGATTTGCACAAAAATATAACATCATTGAAGCGAATGCTGATATTTCATGGTGGTATTAAATTAGAGACGAAATCAACCTAGATTAAAATTACTAAGAGTGTTTGATCGACAtcttaaaatataaaatacttgGAAATAGCTCCAGTTCGGTTTAGACGTGTATTAGCGAGAATCTGAAAACGTGTGTTGCAACAATACTGGAACGTTAAACATGAGTAACGTTAACATGGGTAATACACCGTGTGACACCCTGGACTCGGCAAGACATAACACAGTTAAGTGCCGTGCACGTCACGACGACTGCTTTTATCGTCTGGTGTCGTCTGAGGATAACGTACCTTTGACGTCAGCTGGGGCTGGTGTTGGAGACAAGGTCATTCCATCCTGAGGTACGATGGGCACTACA from Nematostella vectensis chromosome 14, jaNemVect1.1, whole genome shotgun sequence carries:
- the LOC5500776 gene encoding uncharacterized protein LOC5500776 isoform X4 — protein: MMFLGLSIVLLVIATCVNSDAQVGHTSGITHLHHVIKNQNTNLHVTPTPAKKGDTSPTMKKSEKPKSEDDNSLLDKEPSLDDNGPEAAGRMTDWSPYEDTPEDQEQNTNSTENNVIKEDVIGPTNAPSDDNDAYPTMPPDEEPKDKHKSAAPTPMALKEGPTRSVKGDAAVLPVQPTAAPTPMAFKEGPTRSMNVPIVPQDGMTLSPTPAPADVKGPPSPSAGPTKPPRSVNQSADATSSTPTMPQAVMPVSEEPTQAPVDGKDGMPKMGLAQKRKLLEKTSKQGRTQPVGRVLGKVCKARVDLAFLLDGSDGIGKDHFQDALSFVKNVINSFDVTPGNVHVAMAVCSDKPHIVFDFRAFNDHVSISRALGSVKYPQGKLMAGRCLRAIKSSIFINSGRHGVPKMLYVMTGGNSRDRVALPSRSLRDDGVQVYSLGLGNSYKAYELKEMATSPFNDHVMATRFNILGLLRPLVTAQLCRGSGGKLVKDKEKAERKIKLFADFLRQLKSEHPLYQAATNHDNSRVIVHPDDKKTEKIIPRVTPTKKAEKPRDVSVGLVSNVNQFFKNKIARRKPSGKTDSRKRAMLKADIRRKLHLLLEKLNGKFPDENAIYRSIVYNVNGHIGDATCKDKHKLCSDWKADGLCSSSAKDGTMDAFSVQAVCPRSCNVCYP
- the LOC5500776 gene encoding collagen alpha-1(XII) chain isoform X3, translated to MMFLGLSIVLLVIATCVNSDAQVGHTSGITHLHHVIKNQNTNLHVTPTPAKKGDTSPTMKKSEKPKSEDDNSLLDKEPSLDDNGPEAAGRMTDWSPYEDTPEDQEQNTNSTENNVIKEDVIGPTNAPSDDNDAYPTMPPDEEPKDKHKSAAPTPMASKEGPTRSVKAAPTPMALKEGPTRSVKGDAAVLPVQPTAAPTPMAFKEGPTRSMNVPIVPQDGMTLSPTPAPADVKGPPSPSAGPTKPPRSVNQSADATSSTPTMPQAVMPVSEEPTQAPVDGKDGMPKMGLAQKRKLLEKTSKQGRTQPVGRVLGKVCKARVDLAFLLDGSDGIGKDHFQDALSFVKNVINSFDVTPGNVHVAMAVCSDKPHIVFDFRAFNDHVSISRALGSVKYPQGKLMAGRCLRAIKSSIFINSGRHGVPKMLYVMTGGNSRDRVALPSRSLRDDGVQVYSLGLGNSYKAYELKEMATSPFNDHVMATRFNILGLLRPLVTAQLCRGSGGKLVKDKEKVKSEHPLYQAATNHDNSRVIVHPDDKKTEKIIPRVTPTKKAEKPRDVSVGLVSNVNQFFKNKIARRKPSGKTDSRKRAMLKADIRRKLHLLLEKLNGKFPDENAIYRSIVYNVNGHIGDATCKDKHKLCSDWKADGLCSSSAKDGTMDAFSVQAVCPRSCNVCYP
- the LOC5500776 gene encoding uncharacterized protein LOC5500776 isoform X7 — protein: MMFLGLSIVLLVIATCVNSDAQVGHTSAAKKGDTSPTMKKSEKPKSEDDNSLLDKEPSLDDNGPEAAGRMTDWSPYEDTPEDQEQNTNSTENNVIKEDVIGPTNAPSDDNDAYPTMPPDEEPKDKHKSAAPTPMASKEGPTRSVKAAPTPMALKEGPTRSVKGDAAVLPVQPTAAPTPMAFKEGPTRSMNVPIVPQDGMTLSPTPAPADVKGPPSPSAGPTKPPRSVNQSADATSSTPTMPQAVMPVSEEPTQAPVDGKDGMPKMGLAQKRKLLEKTSKQGRTQPVGRVLGKVCKARVDLAFLLDGSDGIGKDHFQDALSFVKNVINSFDVTPGNVHVAMAVCSDKPHIVFDFRAFNDHVSISRALGSVKYPQGKLMAGRCLRAIKSSIFINSGRHGVPKMLYVMTGGNSRDRVALPSRSLRDDGVQVYSLGLGNSYKAYELKEMATSPFNDHVMATRFNILGLLRPLVTAQLCRGSGGKLVKDKEKAERKIKLFADFLRQLKSEHPLYQAATNHDNSRVIVHPDDKKTEKIIPRVTPTKKAEKPRDVSVGLVSNVNQFFKNKIARRKPSGKTDSRKRAMLKADIRRKLHLLLEKLNGKFPDENAIYRSIVYNVNGHIGDATCKDKHKLCSDWKADGLCSSSAKDGTMDAFSVQAVCPRSCNVCYP
- the LOC5500776 gene encoding uncharacterized protein LOC5500776 isoform X6, which codes for MMFLGLSIVLLVIATCVNSDAQVGHTSGITHLHHVIKNQNTNLHVTPTPAKKGDTSPTMKKSEKPKSEDDNSLLDKEPSLDDNGPEAAGRMTDWSPYEDTPEDQEQNTNSTENNVIKEDVIGPTNAPSDDNDAYPTMPPDEEPKDKHKSAAPTPMASKEGPTRSVKAAPTPMALKEGPTRSVKGDAAVLPVQPTVPIVPQDGMTLSPTPAPADVKGPPSPSAGPTKPPRSVNQSADATSSTPTMPQAVMPVSEEPTQAPVDGKDGMPKMGLAQKRKLLEKTSKQGRTQPVGRVLGKVCKARVDLAFLLDGSDGIGKDHFQDALSFVKNVINSFDVTPGNVHVAMAVCSDKPHIVFDFRAFNDHVSISRALGSVKYPQGKLMAGRCLRAIKSSIFINSGRHGVPKMLYVMTGGNSRDRVALPSRSLRDDGVQVYSLGLGNSYKAYELKEMATSPFNDHVMATRFNILGLLRPLVTAQLCRGSGGKLVKDKEKAERKIKLFADFLRQLKSEHPLYQAATNHDNSRVIVHPDDKKTEKIIPRVTPTKKAEKPRDVSVGLVSNVNQFFKNKIARRKPSGKTDSRKRAMLKADIRRKLHLLLEKLNGKFPDENAIYRSIVYNVNGHIGDATCKDKHKLCSDWKADGLCSSSAKDGTMDAFSVQAVCPRSCNVCYP